The Verrucomicrobiota bacterium sequence CATAGCCCTTAACTCTTGGAGACTCTATGCCTTTGGCCGTGTCTTCTGGAAGGAACGTAAATACTAAGAGAATCTGCTTCACTATTAAGTGGATTTCTCTCTTATCCCCCCATTAAAATAAAATGCCTATCGGCTCGAGTTAAACATAAAAACAATCAGTAAATTCAAGATATGCGTAAGACCTTGTTTCTTCTAAGGTTCGGCTAGCTACTAGCCAGTTAGCTCAAGCATTTGTGTAATCAGGCAATTTTAAGGAATAACCTTAGTTAAATATTAACTTCAATTTAGAAAAAAAAAATTTATTAGGTATTGAAAAGCTATGGATGTTACTTCTAGTATCTATACATAGTGATGATCGGGCAGGAAGAGTCAAGCTCAGCACTCCATGTGGATAATAACAACCTAAATCCAACCCATGTTATAGGGGTTGGAGCCTCCGCAGGTGGGCTTGAGGCCCTACAGATTTTATTCAAGGATCTACCCGCCAACACCAACATGGCTTTTATAGTCATACAACATTTATCGCCCGATTATCGTAGCCTAATGGTTGAATTACTTGCTAAGTGCTCGACCATGACGGTTCTCAGAGCCGAGAATGGACTGCGGATACAAGCCAATCATGTCTATCTCATCCCCCCAAAAAATAATCTCACCATCAAAGACTCCACCTTATACTTAACTGAGACCTATGCTAAAGATGGTCTAAATCTACCAATTGATATCTTTCTACATTCACTAGCCGCTGACTATCTCGATAAGGCTATTGCTATCATACTTTCAGGCACAGGTAGCGATGGAACAAAAGGCATTCGAGAAATTAAATCAAAGTCCGGCCTCGTTATTGTTCAAGATGAAATCTCCGCGAAATTTAGTGGCATGCCTAATAGCGCTATTGCAACTGGATTGGCAGATCACGTATTACCTATCCATGATATCCCCCTTAAAATTAAGCAGATAGCATTCCCGAATCAAGCAATCAACTACATTTCCACAAAAGATAAGAGCAGCCATCATGATGATGATGATGATGACAGTTCGCTCGACCGAAGCGGAATAGAAAAAATACTTCGCTTAGTACGTTCTGAAACACGCATCGACTTCACACCATACAAAGAAACCACTATATACAGGCGTATTCAGCGACAAATGTCTGAGAACCATATTCACTCCGTCGATGAATACCTTCTTTTCCTGGAGCATAAAAAGCAAGAGCTCCATAACTTAGCTAAAGATTTACTTATTCGCGTTACTCGATTTCTTCGCGACGCTTCTGCTTTTGAAAGCCTACGCAGATTGGCTATCCCTGAATTGGTGACTGAAGCGAGCAGGACTGGAATACTAAGAATTTGGGTATGCGGCTGTGCTACGGGAGAAGAGGCTTACTCTCTAGCTATGCTCATCGAAGAAGAGCTCGCTAAAATATCTCTGCGACTTGATGTTAAAATCTTTGCGACAGATGCAGACAGAGAGAGTATTGAGTTTGCTGGTAATGGAATTTACCCACCCAGTGCAGTGGAAGATATGCCTGAGTTATATTTAAAAAAATATTTTTCTCGCAGTGGAAATAACTACCAAATCAATCGCTTTATCAGAGATCGGGTTATCTTTGCTGTGCAAAACATCCTCCGCGACCCCCCTTTTACGCGAATTGATTTAGTGACCTGTAGGAATTTATTGATTTACATCAAGCCGGATTACCAGAAGAAAGTGCTCTCCTATTTTAACTTTGCTCTTAGGAATAAAGGGATTCTCTTCTTAGGGTCGAGCGAAACCATTGGAGAACTCAATCTTTCATTTGATACTATAGATCTCAAATCAAAGCTATTCCGTAAAAATAATGCTAACCGCCTTTATATGGGTGGTATGTTGTCAGAGACGACAACACATGACGTTTCAACCTACAGATCAACACTTCCACCGAAAGGGATCACCGTTTCCACTAAAACAGCCTCTCCTCGCTGGTGGCAATCTGTGATAACCTCGCTCATTAACGACCAGGCTGCTACTTGTTTTATCATTAATCATGCGAATGAAATATTACACAGTTTTGGCGAGCCAGAGAAATTTCTCAAAGTCCAGCCAGGAAAAGCCAGTCTCAATCTCATAAATCTATTACCTAGGGAGATGGGTGTGCTTCTATCCTTAGCTTTAAATAAATCAAGGAAGTCGGGTAAAACAGCGGAAAGCTCATCCATCAAATTAACAGAGTTAAGTGAAGGAAATACTGAATATCGATTGCGAGCTATTCCTCTCAATGATGAAGACTCTACTGACCAAGTTCTTGCTATCATCGAATCTTGTCACGTAAAAGATCCCATAGAAGACACAGAACCCATTCAACTAACTTCACAAACTGAGCAGCGCATAGCCGATCTCGAGCAAGAACTAGAATCAACACGCGAAAGTCTTCAAGCTGCTATAGAGGAGACAGAAGCTTCTAATGAAGAACTTCAAGCTACCAATGAGGAACTCATTGCTTCTAATGAAGAGCTTCAAAGCACGAATGAAGAATTAGAGTCTGTCAATGAAGAGCTCCACACACTCAATTCGGAATATCAAGAAAAGATCCAAGACCTCACCGACCTGAATGATGATATCAACAATCTATTGCAAACCACTGATCTTGGACTGCTTTTACTAGATACTTCTATGTGTATCAGACGCTTCACTATGGCTCTGACGAGAGAGATAAATATTTTACCTCATGATGTAGGTCGTCCACTGAGTGACTTATCCCACCCCATCATTGCCAAAATACTCCCTGAAGCAGAGGAAGTTATATCCACCAGGAAGCCTGTTGAAAAGACTATCAAACTAAATAGACGCACCTGGTATCTTGTTCGGGTGACTCCATTTGAAACTCAAGAGGGCGAAAACCAGGGACTTGTCATAACAGTCATTAATGTTACCCAGGTCAAGAACCAGGAGGATCAAATACGCAAAGACCTACAGAAGTTCAAAAAGGCAGAACAAATTAAAGAAGTCATTTTGAATTCCTTACCTTCGCATATCGCTATTCTAGATAACAAAGGTATCATCACAGATGTCAATGATGCTTGGAGAAAGTTCGGAGACGAAAATGGCCTACAAGATGAACATTCATGTATAGGCACTAGCTATTTCAACGCAGTAGAATCTGCTGATGGCTTTTGTACTAAAGAAAAATCAAATGTAGTCGAAGGACTCAAAAAGATACTAATGGGAGGCTCAAAACACTTCAGCTTAGAATATCCGTGTCATTCAGAAACTGAAGAGCGCTGGTTTCGTATGGATATTGCTCCACTGATCGTTTCTAGGAAAGTAATCGGTGCTGTTGTTATGCATACTAATATTACTCTAGAGTTTGATGCCAGAAGTTTACAATCCTCCGGTTAGATCATTCAAACTAACTTAACTCATGACTTTCGAAGATCCCAGATCAAGTGGAATCATTGCTCTTTCAGAGAGCTTAAAATCTGCCCACCTACCCAATAATTCATTTGATGATAGTAATACAACTCATTTATCCGATGAAATTTCTCAAAAGTTAAATATCTACCATATAGAGTTAGAAGTTCAAAATGAAGAACTTAGACAGTCTCAAGAAGCTCTAGCTGAATCTCATAAAAGATATTTTAAGCACTTTGAATTTGCCCCCATTGGTATCATTCGAACTGACCTTGATGGGATCATTCTTGATGCCAATCAAATGGCACTTGAATTCCTGGGAATTGCCAAAGATAGCCTTCGAAGACATCCCAAAAAACTAATCGACTTTCTTGAGGTAAGGAACCGGACGAATTACGAAAACCACCTAGGAGAACTCAGAAAAGACGTCTCTTATCATGCTATAGACGCTCGAATACATTCACGTCAAGGAGACAATCGATATGTTCGTATTCAGAGCACCGTAAGTGGCTCAGAAGGTAAAGGCGTAGAAGCCTATACTACCATTATTGACATTTCAGAAATTACTTCTACCCGCAACCACCTCGCCAAACTCAACGCTGAAACTCAAAAACTTGCCATGGTGGCAAGTAGAACTCGCAATATTGCTTTTATTACCGATAGAACCGGGCAAATAGAGTGGTATAACGATAGTGCTTCTATTCACTTTGGCTTGCATTATACAAATGACGATAAGATAAATTTTATCAAAATTATTTCAGATAGATCACCCAAATCAGAAATTACTGAAACTATTAAAGATTCCATTATTAGAAGGGAAACTTTCTCAGTTGAAGCTGAGCTACTGATCAATCACAATAAGAAAGCCTGGTTTCAAATAGACAGTGATACAGTTGTTAATGATGAAAATATTATCACCAACTATGTGATCCTTTGCACAGATATCACTGAGCTTAAAGAATCTGAACGTGAATCAATAGAGGCTAAAGAGCGTTTCAAAAAACTGTTTTCTCATTCTATTACTGGTAAAGCTGTTTTGTCTACTTCCGGTAAAATAGTTGAAGCCAATGAGGCATTTATCAAAATTCTTTCTCGGAGTGGACAGAAAGTCAAAGGCACTAGCATTAAAAACTTTGTTGATATCAGTCATAGCAAACTACTTGAGATGCTTGCGCAAGCCTCTTATCGATCCTCCAAAAAACTCAGAGACATGGTTTGGGAGCTAAAGGACCATTGTTACCCAGTCCAGCAAACGGCAGCTAGCTTGTCGCCTTTGAGATATAATATGCGCGGAAGACAAGTATTACTGGAGATGCAAGATGTCACACGCGAGCACAAACTCAAGTCAGCACTCATTCACAGAGAACAACAACTTAAGTGTATGATGGAACAAGCTCCACTAGGGATTGTGAGAATGGACCTAGAGGGAAGGCTTATTTCTTGGAACGACTATTTTCTCAATATCTTAGAACTAAGTAAAACCACAGATATTATCGATTGTCTTTTAGATGATGTGCTGAGAAGCCCTAATCAAAGTTGTAAACCTTATATAGAAAAAATTTATCACAACAGCCAGAGCCCCGTTCAATTTGAAACAACCGTCAATTCAATCACCGAATATGGTTCTAAAATTCACATCCACTTCCATTTGAGTGCTATCCTCGGTGACGACGGAAAGCCTTTATTTATTATGGGAGTCTGTGAAGACGTCTCACACCAGAAAGAGCTTGAGGACCATAAACTGCAGTCTGCTAAAGTTGAAGCTTTAGGCCTCTTTGCTGGTGGCATAGCTCACGATTTTAACAATATGATGATGGGACTTTTAGCTAACCTAGATTTTTGTTTGATGGACAAGCCCGATCGCGAGCTGCTTGAAGAAGCCAGAGACGCCGCCCTACGTGCCAGTAAACTCGCTGCAAGGCTTGTTTCTTTTTCTAAAGGAGGAGTTTTTGAAATCAAATCTCATCCCATATCTAGCTTAATCACACCCGCGGTTGAGTTTGCTTTACGTGGATCAAATATCAAACCGGTATTCGATATACCTGTTGAAATTCCCAATATCCTCGCAGACATTGAACAAATCACACTTGTTATTGATAACCTTGTCATTAATTCCAGAGAAGTCATGCCAGATGGAGGGCACTACTATGTATCCGCAAGATTTATAAAAATTTCCGAAGATTCTTTAAAACTTGGATTAAAGAGTGGTGACTACATTAAGCTAAGTTTCATAGATGAAGGTGGTGGCGTTCCGGATGAAATCCGCTCTAAAATTTTTGACCCTTATTTCACTACCAAAGCCCACGGCAATGGAATCGGATTAGCTACTTGTAATAATGTTGTTTCCAAACATGGCGGGACCATAACCGTTTCCAATACCTCTAATGGTGCTTGTTTTACGGTCATGATTCCTGCGGCAGAATCTGCTGATAACTCTGCATCTGACACTCAGTTGACAGAATGTATTATGGGCTCAGGCAAAATTTTACTAATAGATGATGATCAGATTATACGCAAAAGCTTAGCACGCTCACTCACTAAGATCGGATATGAAGTTTCTACTTTAGCAGATGGAGCAGATGCGGTAAGTTTCTTGGAAAGAGCTCAAGCAAAAGGTATTGAATACAACCTTATTATCTTGGATGCAACGATCCCAGGTGGAATTGGCGGAATTGAAGCATTAAAGCGCCTGCAAAGTTTCAACAAAGATATTACGGCGGTTCTCTGCACGGGGCATGCGGATACAGATGATGTTGCCGCTTGGAAAGATCATGGCTTCAAGGCACTTATACCCAAGCCATGTGATATCAAAGCTCTATCACTCATCATTTCAGATATTCTAAAATAATTCTACTTTACAATTTGGAGATATCTTTGGGAGTCTGATGACTCATCCTGGGTTTTAATAATCATTGCAGATCAAATGCTGGAAAAATATCTCTTAGAAATCAGTCCTCTTCGTAACTTGCCTGCAGTGAAGCAACCACACTGGGATCTGCAAGGGTTGTGATATTTCCCAGTGCACGCCCTTCAGCAATATCTCTCAATAAACGACGCATAATCTTTCCACTGCGAGTTTTAGGCAGATCAGCAGAGAAGATAATTTTTTCTGGAACAGCAAATTTGCCAATTTTCTTAGCGACCCATTCATTAAGCTCTTTTTCTAATTCAGGCGATGGCTGGACTCCCTGTTTCAAAGTAACAAAAGAAACTAGGCCCTGGCCCTTGATTTCATGTTCTACGGCAATCACTGCTGATTCAGCTGTAGAAGGATGCTCCACATAAACACTTTCCAACTCAGCAGTTCCAATTCGGTGGCCAGAGACATTCACCACATCATCGACGCGCCCCAAAAGCCATAGATAACCATCTTCATCACACTTTGCCCCGTCTCCAGGGAAATAATACTGT is a genomic window containing:
- a CDS encoding chemotaxis protein CheB is translated as MIGQEESSSALHVDNNNLNPTHVIGVGASAGGLEALQILFKDLPANTNMAFIVIQHLSPDYRSLMVELLAKCSTMTVLRAENGLRIQANHVYLIPPKNNLTIKDSTLYLTETYAKDGLNLPIDIFLHSLAADYLDKAIAIILSGTGSDGTKGIREIKSKSGLVIVQDEISAKFSGMPNSAIATGLADHVLPIHDIPLKIKQIAFPNQAINYISTKDKSSHHDDDDDDSSLDRSGIEKILRLVRSETRIDFTPYKETTIYRRIQRQMSENHIHSVDEYLLFLEHKKQELHNLAKDLLIRVTRFLRDASAFESLRRLAIPELVTEASRTGILRIWVCGCATGEEAYSLAMLIEEELAKISLRLDVKIFATDADRESIEFAGNGIYPPSAVEDMPELYLKKYFSRSGNNYQINRFIRDRVIFAVQNILRDPPFTRIDLVTCRNLLIYIKPDYQKKVLSYFNFALRNKGILFLGSSETIGELNLSFDTIDLKSKLFRKNNANRLYMGGMLSETTTHDVSTYRSTLPPKGITVSTKTASPRWWQSVITSLINDQAATCFIINHANEILHSFGEPEKFLKVQPGKASLNLINLLPREMGVLLSLALNKSRKSGKTAESSSIKLTELSEGNTEYRLRAIPLNDEDSTDQVLAIIESCHVKDPIEDTEPIQLTSQTEQRIADLEQELESTRESLQAAIEETEASNEELQATNEELIASNEELQSTNEELESVNEELHTLNSEYQEKIQDLTDLNDDINNLLQTTDLGLLLLDTSMCIRRFTMALTREINILPHDVGRPLSDLSHPIIAKILPEAEEVISTRKPVEKTIKLNRRTWYLVRVTPFETQEGENQGLVITVINVTQVKNQEDQIRKDLQKFKKAEQIKEVILNSLPSHIAILDNKGIITDVNDAWRKFGDENGLQDEHSCIGTSYFNAVESADGFCTKEKSNVVEGLKKILMGGSKHFSLEYPCHSETEERWFRMDIAPLIVSRKVIGAVVMHTNITLEFDARSLQSSG
- a CDS encoding PAS domain S-box protein translates to MTFEDPRSSGIIALSESLKSAHLPNNSFDDSNTTHLSDEISQKLNIYHIELEVQNEELRQSQEALAESHKRYFKHFEFAPIGIIRTDLDGIILDANQMALEFLGIAKDSLRRHPKKLIDFLEVRNRTNYENHLGELRKDVSYHAIDARIHSRQGDNRYVRIQSTVSGSEGKGVEAYTTIIDISEITSTRNHLAKLNAETQKLAMVASRTRNIAFITDRTGQIEWYNDSASIHFGLHYTNDDKINFIKIISDRSPKSEITETIKDSIIRRETFSVEAELLINHNKKAWFQIDSDTVVNDENIITNYVILCTDITELKESERESIEAKERFKKLFSHSITGKAVLSTSGKIVEANEAFIKILSRSGQKVKGTSIKNFVDISHSKLLEMLAQASYRSSKKLRDMVWELKDHCYPVQQTAASLSPLRYNMRGRQVLLEMQDVTREHKLKSALIHREQQLKCMMEQAPLGIVRMDLEGRLISWNDYFLNILELSKTTDIIDCLLDDVLRSPNQSCKPYIEKIYHNSQSPVQFETTVNSITEYGSKIHIHFHLSAILGDDGKPLFIMGVCEDVSHQKELEDHKLQSAKVEALGLFAGGIAHDFNNMMMGLLANLDFCLMDKPDRELLEEARDAALRASKLAARLVSFSKGGVFEIKSHPISSLITPAVEFALRGSNIKPVFDIPVEIPNILADIEQITLVIDNLVINSREVMPDGGHYYVSARFIKISEDSLKLGLKSGDYIKLSFIDEGGGVPDEIRSKIFDPYFTTKAHGNGIGLATCNNVVSKHGGTITVSNTSNGACFTVMIPAAESADNSASDTQLTECIMGSGKILLIDDDQIIRKSLARSLTKIGYEVSTLADGADAVSFLERAQAKGIEYNLIILDATIPGGIGGIEALKRLQSFNKDITAVLCTGHADTDDVAAWKDHGFKALIPKPCDIKALSLIISDILK